In Devosia sp. 1566, a single genomic region encodes these proteins:
- a CDS encoding substrate-binding domain-containing protein, translating into MSRLNMLAAISVAAALVAVPALAQEKKLIAVSIPAADHGWTAGVVYHAQAAAEEIQAAFPNIEVVVKTSPSASAQVSALEDLTATRQPDALVILPHSSEELTGPVQSIKDAGTFITVVDRGLTDPEIQDLYVAGDNIAVGSTTAQFLIDNLGGKGDVVVLRGIPTVIDDERIQGFQDTIEGTDINVLDIQYANWNSDEAFSLMQDYLAKYPHIDAVWANDDDMLLGVLEAIQQSGRTEIKYALGGNGMKEIIEKVMAGDPMTPIETPYPPSMIKTAIYMTAAQFHGQAPVRGSVKLDAPLITKDNAAEYYFPDSPF; encoded by the coding sequence ATGTCTCGATTGAATATGCTTGCCGCGATCAGTGTCGCCGCCGCGCTCGTGGCCGTGCCTGCTCTCGCCCAGGAAAAAAAGCTGATCGCCGTCTCGATCCCGGCCGCCGACCATGGCTGGACCGCCGGTGTCGTCTACCACGCCCAGGCTGCCGCCGAAGAAATCCAGGCCGCATTCCCCAATATCGAAGTTGTCGTCAAAACTTCTCCATCCGCTTCCGCACAGGTCAGCGCGCTCGAGGATCTGACCGCGACCCGCCAGCCGGATGCCCTCGTGATCCTGCCCCATTCCTCCGAGGAACTGACAGGGCCGGTCCAGAGCATCAAGGATGCCGGCACCTTCATCACCGTGGTTGATCGTGGTCTGACTGATCCCGAAATCCAGGACCTTTACGTGGCCGGCGACAACATCGCCGTTGGCTCCACTACGGCCCAGTTCCTGATCGACAATCTCGGTGGCAAGGGCGATGTGGTGGTGCTGCGCGGCATTCCCACCGTGATCGATGACGAGCGTATCCAGGGCTTCCAGGACACGATCGAAGGCACTGACATCAATGTGCTCGACATCCAGTATGCCAACTGGAACAGCGACGAAGCCTTCAGCCTGATGCAGGACTATCTCGCCAAGTACCCCCATATCGACGCCGTGTGGGCCAATGACGACGATATGCTGCTCGGCGTACTCGAAGCCATCCAGCAGTCTGGCCGCACCGAAATCAAATATGCGCTCGGCGGCAATGGCATGAAGGAAATCATCGAAAAGGTGATGGCGGGTGACCCCATGACCCCGATCGAGACGCCTTATCCGCCGTCCATGATCAAGACCGCGATCTACATGACCGCTGCCCAGTTCCACGGGCAGGCTCCGGTGCGCGGTTCTGTAAAGCTCGACGCGCCCTTGATCACCAAGGACAATGCGGCTGAATATTACTTCCCTGACTCCCCGTTCTGA
- a CDS encoding DJ-1/PfpI family protein gives MPGKKILMLVGEFTEEYEIFVYQQAMEAVGHTVHVVCPDKKAGDIIATSLHDFEGHQTYTEKMGHYFQLNKSFDEVKLDQYDAVYAAGGRGPEYIRTDKRVQAMVRHFHETNKPIFTICHGVQILVAVDGVVRGKKVAALGACEPEVILAGGTYIDLSPTEAYVDGTMVSAKGWTALAAFIRECLKVLGTEIRHSGDVTEKAA, from the coding sequence ATGCCAGGCAAGAAAATCCTGATGCTGGTCGGTGAATTCACCGAGGAATACGAGATCTTTGTTTATCAGCAGGCCATGGAAGCTGTTGGCCACACGGTCCACGTCGTCTGCCCCGACAAGAAGGCCGGCGATATCATCGCCACGTCCCTGCACGATTTTGAAGGTCACCAGACCTATACAGAAAAGATGGGCCACTATTTCCAGCTCAACAAAAGCTTCGATGAGGTCAAGCTGGACCAATACGACGCCGTCTATGCCGCGGGCGGCCGTGGTCCCGAATATATCCGCACCGACAAGCGCGTGCAGGCCATGGTCCGGCACTTCCACGAAACCAACAAGCCCATCTTCACCATATGCCACGGCGTGCAGATTCTGGTGGCGGTGGACGGCGTCGTGCGCGGCAAGAAGGTCGCGGCCCTAGGCGCCTGCGAGCCCGAAGTGATCCTGGCCGGCGGCACCTATATCGATCTGTCGCCCACCGAAGCCTATGTGGATGGCACCATGGTTTCAGCCAAGGGTTGGACAGCTCTTGCCGCCTTTATCCGCGAATGCCTCAAAGTCCTCGGTACCGAAATCCGCCACAGCGGCGACGTCACCGAGAAAGCCGCCTAA